A window from Sus scrofa isolate TJ Tabasco breed Duroc chromosome 2, Sscrofa11.1, whole genome shotgun sequence encodes these proteins:
- the LOC100621931 gene encoding zinc finger protein 354A isoform X2, protein MATEQREARSQVSVTFEDVAVLFSRDEWRRLGPSQKNLYQDVMLENYSNLVSLGLPFSKPKVISLLQQGEDPWKVEKESPGSFSTEMVTLYCDCLLNSLFLMLN, encoded by the exons GTGTCAGTGACATTCGAGGATGTGGCTGTGCTCTTCTCACGGGATGAGTGGAGAAGGCTGGGTCCTTCTCAGAAGAACTTGTACCAAGACGTGATGCTGGAGAACTATAGCAACCTGGTCTCACTGG GACTCCCATTTTCCAAACCCAAAGTGATCTCCCTGTTGCAGCAAGGAGAAGATCCTTGGAAGGTAGAGAAAGAAAGTCCTGGAAGCTTCTCCACAG AAATGGTCACATTGTATTGTGATTGCTTGTTGAATTCTTTGTTTCTGATGTTAAACTAG